Part of the Elusimicrobiales bacterium genome is shown below.
GACCAGAAGGGCAAACCCGTAGTATCCACGAACTATGCCTATTTCCTGCCAGACGAACTGTCCGTGAAAGGCTCGCTTTTCCCGGAGGTGCGGTATCGCGGTATTTTTGAAGCGCTGCTCTACACCGCGAAGCTGAACTTCTCCGGTTCTTTTGGCCGGATTGATTTTTCCCAGTTCCATGTGGCGGATAGCAATGTGCTTTGGAAAGACGCGGAGGTTTTGGTGGCGCTATCGGACTGCCGGGGCATAAGAAAAAATGTGGTCTTGACATGGAACGGCAGGCAGTATGACTTCAATCCCGGAGAGAGGTTTTTTGTTAGCGGCAGCCCCTCCATAACCGTTCCGGTCGCGCTTTCCGCCGGGCAAACTGGAATTCCCTTCAGTTTTGACATGGACCTCAATGGAAGCGATTCTTTATATTTTGTCCCAGCCGGCAAGACTACGCATGCGGAGTTGTCCGCGAAGTGGCCCGCGCCTAGCTTTGCGGGGACATATTTGCCAACGCGAAGGGAGGTGGCAAAAGACAATTTCAAGGCGGAGTGGGATATCTTTCATCTTTCCAGGGCGCTTCCCCAGCAATGGGTGCGGGACGCAAGCCCCAACTGCATGGCGTCGGTATTCGGCGTAAGTCTGCTGATGCCGGTGAACACATACCACAAGGTTTCCCGTTCCGTGAAATACGG
Proteins encoded:
- the creD gene encoding cell envelope integrity protein CreD — translated: MSDMEQSEKGKSLAGRLAVMLVLVLIMLYPLSMIREQIQERESTQKSAAEEISGKWGASQSLMGPVLSVPYRVRSVDQKGKPVVSTNYAYFLPDELSVKGSLFPEVRYRGIFEALLYTAKLNFSGSFGRIDFSQFHVADSNVLWKDAEVLVALSDCRGIRKNVVLTWNGRQYDFNPGERFFVSGSPSITVPVALSAGQTGIPFSFDMDLNGSDSLYFVPAGKTTHAELSAKWPAPSFAGTYLPTRREVAKDNFKAEWDIFHLSRALPQQWVRDASPNCMASVFGVSLLMPVNTYHKVSRSVKYGILFILLTFMVFFLFEVFSKQPLHPIQYLMVACALSVFYLLLLALSECINFGSAYLIASAAVVALIGGYSHAVLKGGRNAGIMAALLSFLYAYCYGVLQLEDYALLMGAILLFTALAALMYVTRKMDWYNYNSR